The Vibrio nitrifigilis genome window below encodes:
- a CDS encoding ABC transporter substrate binding protein: protein MAKINLGLTEGFGDQSPDIDIEYMDSKRLINQRSIELFYQFLSYKLEHRPPYDLVITSDDNALQFAMQFRQQLFPNIPIVFLGLNNQDLAQQLVQNHDANITGTVEAVSINDNLALISKLRPSIKNLYLITDGTTTGQADLNNALSYREQFPNFSLKILDLSRLTWKELSEKLNVADDTDAALLLSAFNDKNKVNLTFNESLKLIVSASKVPVFHLYDQGIGKGLVGGVLVTHQEHGRLAALQATRILEGTPVKQIPIVLKSPNIPIFDERILNKFNIDESLLPPNSHIRYKIRNNSLLYVYWQELLGIAIIIGLLIALVIVLAHQNRVKRRHNIELGESQTRLNIILDNIDAYIYMKDAKSRYLYANKAFCRTAELELRDIMMKTPTELYDTDMAFAFTKADNQVFETKKPYRQEECYWVEKHQTYKYIKTTKIPLINQVGELYGLCGISFDITSEKNHQKQLKHIANFDQLTDLPNRLLFLDRLQQSMSSVDKNGGRITVMYFDLDNFKYINDRFGAAFGDSVLKIIANRINESLSSDDTLSRPSGDEFILLLHHLESPEQELSLVHQISALINQPVQHNGHTLSITASFGITSYPQRQPIEADKLIRQADQAMYYAKSRSTENFHFFDSNAEDAALQLEEMIIDVQTGLNNQEFELFYQPKVDLINGDIIGMEALIRWRHRNKGLLAPGLFLPQIERHNIMLAIDEWVISDAVRQIYQWSQQGIEIPVSINLSHLYFNRDDFVDAIAQQLKSYPDVNLALLELEIVETQELSDLHAIAEKITQCQSLGVRFSLDDFGTGFSSMTYLKQLPVNQIKVDSSFVIDMLDDQEDRMILQGIHALAHAFNIDVIAEGMESHQHRRELLEIGYRYAQGYGIAKPMPMKEMEQWINQWTMPAEWNNDA from the coding sequence ATGGCAAAAATCAATCTCGGACTCACTGAAGGGTTTGGTGATCAAAGTCCTGATATTGATATTGAATATATGGACAGCAAGCGTCTCATCAATCAACGCAGCATAGAACTTTTTTATCAGTTTTTATCCTATAAACTCGAACACCGCCCCCCCTATGATTTAGTCATCACCAGTGATGACAATGCTCTGCAATTTGCCATGCAATTTCGCCAGCAATTATTCCCTAATATTCCGATCGTTTTTCTTGGATTAAATAACCAAGATTTAGCGCAACAACTGGTTCAAAACCACGATGCAAATATTACAGGGACAGTCGAAGCAGTATCGATCAATGATAATCTTGCGCTTATTTCCAAACTACGCCCATCAATCAAGAATCTCTATTTAATTACTGATGGCACCACAACCGGTCAAGCTGATTTAAACAATGCGCTCTCTTATCGTGAACAATTCCCAAACTTCTCACTCAAAATATTAGACCTATCTCGGCTTACTTGGAAAGAACTCAGTGAGAAACTGAATGTTGCTGATGACACAGATGCTGCATTATTATTGTCAGCGTTTAATGACAAAAATAAAGTGAATTTAACCTTCAATGAATCGTTAAAACTTATTGTTTCAGCGTCTAAAGTCCCCGTTTTTCACCTCTATGATCAAGGTATAGGTAAAGGATTGGTTGGCGGTGTATTGGTGACTCACCAGGAACATGGACGTTTAGCCGCGTTACAAGCGACCAGAATTCTAGAAGGAACGCCGGTAAAACAAATCCCTATCGTTTTAAAAAGTCCCAATATTCCGATTTTCGACGAGCGTATCTTAAATAAGTTCAATATTGATGAGAGCTTACTGCCACCTAACTCTCACATAAGGTATAAAATCCGTAATAACTCATTGCTCTATGTTTATTGGCAAGAACTTCTGGGTATTGCCATCATTATTGGGCTGCTCATTGCTTTAGTCATAGTATTAGCCCACCAAAACCGAGTTAAAAGGCGCCACAATATCGAGTTGGGTGAAAGTCAAACCCGTTTAAATATCATTTTGGATAATATCGATGCTTATATTTATATGAAGGATGCCAAAAGTCGCTACTTGTATGCAAACAAAGCATTTTGTCGTACTGCCGAACTGGAACTGCGTGACATCATGATGAAAACGCCCACCGAGCTTTACGATACTGATATGGCGTTCGCCTTTACAAAAGCGGATAACCAAGTATTTGAAACCAAAAAGCCTTATCGTCAAGAAGAGTGCTATTGGGTAGAAAAGCATCAAACCTACAAATATATAAAAACCACTAAAATTCCGTTAATCAACCAGGTTGGAGAACTCTATGGTTTATGTGGTATTTCATTTGACATCACTTCGGAAAAGAACCACCAAAAACAGCTCAAACACATAGCAAACTTTGACCAACTGACTGATTTACCCAACCGTCTTTTATTCTTAGATCGTTTGCAGCAATCCATGTCGTCTGTAGACAAAAATGGTGGTCGAATCACCGTGATGTACTTTGATTTGGACAATTTCAAATACATTAATGACCGTTTTGGTGCTGCGTTTGGTGATAGCGTATTAAAAATAATTGCCAATCGAATCAATGAATCACTGAGCAGTGATGACACGCTATCAAGACCTAGTGGTGATGAATTTATTTTGCTACTCCATCATCTAGAAAGCCCTGAGCAAGAGCTCAGTCTAGTTCACCAAATTTCAGCGTTGATCAATCAACCCGTCCAGCACAACGGACATACTTTATCGATCACAGCCAGCTTCGGCATCACTAGCTACCCTCAACGTCAACCTATCGAAGCCGACAAGTTGATTCGTCAAGCTGACCAAGCGATGTACTACGCCAAAAGCCGTAGTACTGAGAATTTCCATTTCTTCGACTCCAATGCAGAAGACGCCGCGCTGCAATTAGAAGAGATGATTATTGATGTTCAAACAGGGCTCAATAACCAAGAATTTGAGCTTTTCTATCAGCCTAAAGTGGATTTAATTAATGGTGATATCATTGGCATGGAAGCCTTAATCCGATGGCGTCATCGTAATAAAGGGTTATTAGCACCAGGGCTGTTCCTGCCACAAATCGAACGACATAACATTATGTTGGCGATTGACGAATGGGTGATTAGTGATGCCGTGCGCCAGATTTATCAATGGAGCCAACAAGGTATTGAAATCCCAGTAAGTATTAACCTTAGTCATCTCTATTTTAATCGTGATGACTTCGTTGATGCTATTGCCCAACAATTGAAAAGTTATCCTGACGTGAATCTCGCTCTATTAGAGCTAGAAATTGTCGAAACACAAGAGCTCAGCGATTTGCATGCAATCGCTGAAAAAATTACCCAATGCCAATCCCTTGGAGTACGTTTCTCACTGGATGACTTCGGCACGGGGTTCTCCTCAATGACCTATTTAAAACAGCTCCCAGTAAACCAGATCAAGGTCGACAGCAGTTTTGTCATCGACATGCTTGATGACCAGGAAGACAGAATGATCTTACAGGGGATACACGCACTGGCTCACGCCTTTAATATCGATGTGATCGCGGAGGGAATGGAAAGCCATCAGCATCGTCGCGAGTTATTAGAGATAGGTTATCGTTATGCGCAAGGCTATGGCATTGCTAAACCTATGCCAATGAAAGAGATGGAACAATGGATTAACCAGTGGACAATGCCAGCAGAATGGAACAACGATGCGTAA
- a CDS encoding cytochrome c — protein sequence MKTFTLLLLCAMGITTAASSVAADQSNLIQRGQYLATAGDCTACHTSNETKPYAGGYPFNMPMGKIISSNITSSKQFGIGNWTEQQFADAVRKGVRPDGSQLYPAMPYTSYSNITDQDMQALYAYFQSVPAIDEAPKQKTELSFPFNLPGLMWGWNLMFAHGTPFKPDDTLSVEQNRGKYLVEGLAHCSTCHTPRNQMMAEDSSEFLAGAHVDGWFAPNITSDKISGIGGWSDAELASYLKNGHAVGKAQAGGPMADAIQHSFRFMTDNDIHAIVSYLKSVPAHRITGQSDASWSVSKAKPVSWTKYEPGNSASNTKAYTDFSTTNGANLYSDNCAACHGANGEGSDDHTIPSLTNNTAVGGSDPTNLVMAITHGIHRQGADGKAVMPAFGEQQQVIHSWLTAGQIAAIANYVTDHFGQRNASLTAQQVTNIQQGSGDIPFLVQNAKAITIIAIVIVLVIIVVLVRKLKRNKEQNG from the coding sequence ATGAAAACATTCACCTTACTCTTACTGTGTGCCATGGGTATAACCACAGCAGCAAGCAGCGTCGCCGCCGATCAATCCAATCTCATTCAGCGAGGCCAATATTTGGCGACAGCCGGCGACTGTACCGCTTGTCATACATCAAACGAAACCAAACCCTATGCGGGCGGTTATCCGTTCAACATGCCGATGGGTAAAATCATATCCAGTAATATTACCTCTTCGAAGCAATTTGGCATCGGTAACTGGACAGAACAGCAATTTGCTGACGCGGTACGTAAAGGGGTTCGTCCTGATGGTTCTCAGCTTTACCCTGCAATGCCTTATACCTCTTATTCCAATATTACTGATCAAGACATGCAGGCACTGTATGCGTATTTTCAATCTGTTCCTGCCATTGATGAAGCGCCAAAACAAAAAACAGAGCTCTCATTTCCTTTCAATCTTCCTGGCTTAATGTGGGGTTGGAATTTAATGTTCGCTCATGGCACACCATTTAAACCTGATGATACGTTATCGGTCGAACAAAACCGCGGTAAATATTTGGTCGAAGGATTAGCACACTGTTCAACATGTCATACACCTCGTAACCAAATGATGGCCGAAGACAGCAGTGAATTTTTAGCTGGCGCGCATGTCGATGGTTGGTTTGCACCAAACATTACATCGGACAAAATCAGTGGCATTGGTGGCTGGAGCGACGCGGAATTAGCCAGCTATCTAAAAAATGGTCACGCCGTAGGTAAAGCGCAAGCAGGTGGTCCAATGGCTGATGCTATTCAGCACAGTTTCCGTTTTATGACAGATAACGATATTCATGCCATCGTATCGTATTTGAAATCCGTTCCAGCGCATCGCATTACAGGTCAAAGCGACGCATCGTGGTCTGTGAGTAAAGCAAAACCAGTGAGCTGGACTAAGTATGAACCTGGTAATTCAGCGAGTAATACCAAGGCATACACCGATTTCTCAACCACCAACGGAGCAAACTTATACAGCGATAACTGCGCGGCATGTCATGGAGCTAATGGCGAAGGATCAGATGATCACACTATCCCATCGTTAACCAACAATACGGCTGTGGGCGGTAGCGATCCAACCAACTTAGTGATGGCAATTACTCACGGTATTCACCGTCAAGGTGCTGATGGAAAAGCGGTTATGCCAGCTTTTGGCGAACAGCAGCAGGTGATTCACTCTTGGCTTACCGCCGGCCAAATCGCCGCCATAGCGAATTATGTCACCGACCACTTTGGTCAACGCAATGCGTCCCTAACTGCACAACAAGTAACAAACATTCAACAGGGCAGCGGCGATATTCCATTCTTGGTACAAAATGCTAAGGCTATCACTATCATTGCCATCGTAATCGTGCTCGTGATTATTGTAGTGTTAGTAAGAAAGTTAAAACGCAATAAAGAGCAAAACGGATAA
- a CDS encoding TIGR00645 family protein: MERIFEKLLYAARWIMAPVYLGLSLVLVALAIKFFQEVLHILPNILSIKEVDLVLTTLSLIDISLVGGLIVMVMFSGYENFVSKIDVDENQEKLVWLGKMDTSSLKNKVSASIVAISSIHLLKVFMNTQSIDGEKIKWYLLLHVTFVASAFVMGYLDKITKKGKEPYSTTD; this comes from the coding sequence ATGGAACGTATTTTCGAAAAACTGTTGTATGCTGCACGCTGGATTATGGCACCTGTTTATCTTGGGTTGAGCCTAGTTCTTGTAGCGTTGGCGATTAAGTTTTTTCAAGAAGTTTTGCACATTTTGCCCAATATTTTATCGATCAAAGAAGTCGATTTAGTACTGACTACTCTGTCTTTAATTGATATTTCGTTGGTGGGTGGCTTGATTGTAATGGTCATGTTCTCTGGCTATGAAAACTTCGTATCAAAAATTGATGTCGATGAGAATCAAGAAAAATTAGTATGGCTTGGTAAGATGGATACCAGTTCATTAAAGAACAAAGTGTCTGCGTCGATAGTTGCCATTTCATCAATACACCTACTTAAAGTGTTTATGAACACTCAATCGATCGATGGTGAAAAGATCAAATGGTATCTTTTATTGCACGTTACGTTTGTCGCTTCAGCGTTTGTCATGGGATACCTTGATAAAATCACCAAGAAGGGTAAAGAACCTTACTCAACCACAGATTAA